AGTAACGGGCTAAGCAATCTCCGGCTGTTTCCCACTGTACTTCCCAATCGAAGTCATCATAGCATTCATAGTGGTCTACTTTCCGCAAATCCCACTTGACGCCAGATGCACGTAACATTGGGCCAGAAAGTCCCCAGTTAATTGCTTCTTCGCGGGTAATAGTACCAACACCTTCTACACGTCGACGGAAAATAGGATTATTGGTTACTAAGCGTTCATACTCATCTACTTTGGGTAAAAAGTAATCGCAGAAGTCTAGGCACTTATCTACCCAACCATAGGGTAAGTCAACTGCCACTCCCCCAATGCGGAAGTAGTTGTTGTTGACCATGCGATAACCTGTAGCAGCTTCCCACAGGTCATAAATCATTTCCCGTTCCCGGAACTGGTAGAAAAAGGGAGTTTGAGCGCCCACGTCAGCAAGGAAGGGGCCAAACCACAATAAATGGTTAGCGATGCGGTTTAACTCCAGCATGATGACGCGAATGTAGCTGGCGCGTTTGGGGACGGTAATTCCTGCTAACTTTTCTGGGGCGTTGACTGTAACGGCTTCGTTAAACATACCCGCCGCATAGTCCCAGCGACTCACATAGGGGACATACTGGATATTAGTGCGGTTTTCCGCAATTTTTTCCATCCCCCTGTGTAGATAGCCAATTACCGGCTCACAATCAACAACGTCTTCGCCATCTAGAGTGACAATTAACCGCAGAACCCCGTGCATTGAAGGGTGATGAGGCCCCATGTTCAGCACCATTGGTTCAGTACGGGTTTCTATTCTTGCCATAGATTTCAGTGTTCTCCGGTTTGTGAACGATGAAGCCAGTGACCCCTACTTAAAAATTTAGTTGACGTTTTTGGTTTCGGGTGGCTTTTTGACGATATATTTGCTACTAATACACATAAATTCAACAACTTAGGATTGGAGAATTCATGCGTTTGCCTTGGATTCAACTAATCTAATTATATTGAGATGGGTGTAGACAAGCCGATTTACACTAACAGAACTATCCATAGACATTCAAGAAGATTACCATAAGCTATCCTAGTGTTTTCTCACACCAAATTCAAAAAGTGTAGTTTCAATCAGTGAACAGGCGTATGGTGTGGTGTTAAAGCAGACTAACGCTTTCGACCTATGAGTCGGGAACTTAAACCCAAACAAAGATGCGTTATTTCCTGATAACTGATAACTATATAACTGTTAAAGTTGTCTATTTTTATTGTCCAGTCAAGATGAACTCTCATGCCTCTGAACCAATAGATATCGAAGAATCGGTTTTTTCCCATATTCCTGTTTTACCTCAAGCAGTGATTGAGGGTTTAGCGGTATGTGCAGGGGGACACTATCTTGATGTCACGGTGGGGGGTGGAGGTCACACTCGTTTAATTTTAGAAGCTGCGCCCGATGTACAAGTAACTGCTATTGATCAAGATGAGGATGCTTTAGCAGCAGCGCAAAAGGAATTAGCAGAGTTTGGAGAACGCGTCACATTCATCCATACTAACTTTGCTGCTTACGAATTTCCACCTCTTACTTTTGCTGGTATTCTTGCTGATTTGGGAGTGAGTTCTCACCATCTGGATACAGCAAACAGAGGTTTTAGCTTTCGCCACGAAGCTAATTTGGATATGCGAATGAATCGGCAACAATCTCTAACAGCAGCAGATGTGATTAATGAGTGGGATGAAGCTGAATTAGCAGATATATTTTTTAAGTACGGGGAAGAAAGACTATCACGACGGATTGCTAAACGTATTGTCGAACAGCGTCCTTTTGAAACTACCACAGAGTTAGCACAGGCGATCGCTTACAGTGTCCCCCCCAAATACCGTTATGGCAGAATTAATCCTGCTACTCGTGTTTTTCAAGCACTGCGAATTGTTGTTAACGACGAGTTAAAGTCTTTAGAATCCTTTCTAGATAAAGCACCACAAGCGCTTGTCCCTAGTGGCAGAATCGCGATTATCAGTTTTCATAGCTTAGAAGACCGTTTGGTTAAACATGGTCTGAGGAATTCACCCCTATTGCAGGTTTTGACCAAAAAGCCGATTACAGCATATCAAGAAGAAATTGTCAATAACCCCCGTTCTCGTTCTGCAAAATTGAGAGTTGCCCAGAGGGTGGGGTGATGGGAGTGTGGGAGTGTGAGGGGTGTGAGGGGTGTGGGGGTGTAGTTCAATTATCAGTGATCAATAACTGATAACTGTTTACTGTAGCCTGCGGCAAGCCGCTACGCGTCTACACTGATTCCTAACTACTAACCACTAACCAAAAACAAAAACTAATAGTCTTCAGTAAATGAGCATCGGAAGCGATACTGGTTCATAGGTACAATACACACACGAGATGAATTGGTATCAAAATCTTGCAAAACCAGAAAATTGAACTACCTTATTTTGACCAACTTTTTGAAGACATTCGCCAAGGTAACACCGGTGTCATCAAAAGCTTTGGGCATCATGTACATTGGGGCTATTGGCAAAATCCCAACACAGCCGATGGTTCAATAGATGACTTTGCCAACGCCGCCGAAAATTTAACTCGACGAGTATGTGATGCAGGTAGTGCAGAGGATGGGCAGAAAATTTTAGATTGTGGTTGTGGTTTCGGTGGTACGATCGCCAGTCTCAGCGATCGCTTTACTAATATGCACCTCGTTGGCTTAAATATCGACCCCCGCCAACTTGCTAGGGCTAAAGAACTAGTCCAACCGCAAAATTCCAACTACATCGAATTTATAGAAGCAGATGCTTGTCAGCTACCATTTGCAGATAACTCATTTGATTTGGTTTTAGCAGTAGAGTGCATATTTCATTTTCCTAGTCGCCAAAAATTCTTTCAAGAAGCATGGCGGGTGTTAAAACCAGGGGGAAAACTTGCTTTGTGTGACTTTGTACCCCAAGAAGCTTTTTTGCCCATAATGCAATTTGGGTCTTATTTGATTCAACCCTTTTTGAGTAACTTTTTCGGCTATGTTGACAGTAATATCACGCTAACCGCATACCGTAAGTTAGCTGAAAATACAGGATTTATATCAATACTAGAAGAAGATGTTACTCTGAATACCTTACCAACATATCCGTTCCTGCGGCGATTACAAAGCATAGGGGAAAACGCACAAACAGACAGTTCCACAGTTATAGCTGAATGGGTGAGTCGTTTGCAGCTGATTCGTTATTTGATTCTCTCCTATCGCAAAAAAATTAACTAAATAGATTGATATCAAACAGGAAAGCCTATATTAGTTGGTGAAGCAATAAAATATAGCGATCACAAACACTAAGCTAATACTATAACTCATTTTGGTATTATCTGTCCGGCAGCTCCTGGTCATCTCAACCCAATAACTGCTTTAGAGCGTCACCTGGTTGGGGCTTCTCACCTGATAGACATGTGGAATTTGAGTTTCACCTACTAGGGTGATTCATTTGGGTGAAGACGAATAGCAAGTATCAATTCCAATATAAATTATGTAGTCATGTTTACTTCTACTGCAAACATACCTCTGTTGGAACATGAAGATATATCTATTGAATGATGCTAAATATAAAAGTCTGTTGCTAATTTTCTCTTAATAAAAGTATAAATGTAGCAATAGCTATTAACTGCCAATTTTTTCGTCATCAATCAAAAATTGCAAGGCAAAAATGGTTCTCTACAGCATTAGTAATGCTAAAGTGGCAAGAAATTCATGTCAAATTTTCAGCGGGTCTCAATGCTGAAGAAGCTACAGAAAAAACAAATATCTATCATTGTGGGTGCAGGAGTTTGTGCCTTTCTGGCTGGGGCAATGGTTTCAGCCCCTCAGATAGGAAAATATCTGGGGCAATGGCTCAAACAATTTAACAATCAGCCAGAACAACTGACAGAAGCCAATAAAGCAGAATCAGCTGTTTTTTCTTTGGTACTGCAATCTCCTGGGGAAAGAGCAGCAAAACTTGAAGAATTAGCCAAAGGGTTTCCATCACAAGACCGGAATCGCGCTCGTTATTTGCTGGCGAGTGATTTGATTGAACGCAAGGAAGCCAAAGAGGCGTTAAGTTTGCTGGAGGGGCTAGAGAAGGACTATCCGCGACTAGCCCCCTACATTTTGCTGAAAAAGGCCCAGGCATATGACATTTTAGGAGAAGCAGGTAAAGCCTCAGATAATAGACAGACAGTCGTAAAAAATTATCCTAAACATCCAGCCAGTGTGAAAGCCCTCTATTTAATAGCACTGCCTGAGTATCACCAAAAAGCGATCGCTGCTTTTCCTTCCCATCCCCTAACGTGGGATATTATTCGTAAGCGGTTGGCAGAAAATCCTAATCAGCCACAATTACAATTAATTTTGGCAAAACACGCCTATGATCAACCAGCAATTATTCCCGTCTTAGATGCTTTAAATAAAAATACTAATTTAAAGCCAGAAGAATGGGAAATTGTTGCTAATGCCTACTGGGAAAATAATCAATTTGCTAAAGCAGCAAATGCCTACGCGAAATCAAACAAGACGCCTCGTAACCTCTATCGCATAGCCCGGGGATTGCAGATAGATGGTAAACAAGATCAAGCGATCGCCACCTATAAAAAACTACTCACTACTTTCCCAGAAGCCCAACAAACAGGTACTGCCTTACTGCGTTTAGCAGAAATGAACAAACCGCGTCAAAATGCTCTGCCTTATCTTGACCAAGTCATCAGTAAATTCCCTGATCTGGCAGGAGAAGCGCTGTTAGCAAAAGTCAAAATTTTGCAAGCTCAAAATAACACTGAAGGAGCAAATGCAGCACTGCAATTACTTATTAGCCAGTATGGAAATACTGAAGAAGCGGCAGAATATCGGTGGAAAATGGCATTAGAAAAAGCTAAAGCCAAAGATTACCAAGCTGCATGGCAATGGGCAGAACCCATTCCTACTACTAATCCTGACAGTATTTTGGCTCCGAGAGCAGGTTTTTGGGTCGGGAGATGGGCAACAAATTTAGGGAAAATGCAGGAGGCTAAACAGGCTTACGAGTATGTAATTAGTAACTTTCCCCAATCCTACTATGCATGGCGTTCGGCAGTAACTTTGGGGCTAAATGTCGGCAACTTCAACAACGTCCGTCAGTTAACACCAGAAGTAGTTCCCCTTGTACGTCCTGTACCCACAGCCGGTTCTGAAACCTTCAAAGAATTATATCTGCTTGGTCAAGACCGTGATGCTTGGTTGCAGTGGCAAGCTGAATTTCAAAACAAAGCCCAACCTACGGTAGCAGAACAATTTACTGAGGGTTTAATGCTGCTCACCCAAGGAGAAAATTTACTGGGAATTGACAAAATCTCTAAATTAGAAGACAGAGAAAAACCAGAAGAAAAAGCTGAGTATGAAGCTTTAAGCAAAAAAATTATCTACTGGCAAGCACGTTATCCCTTTCCTTATCTCAAAGAAATAGAATATTGGTCAAAGCAACGTCAGCTAAATCCCTTACTGGTAACAGCATTGATTCGTCAAGAGTCACGGTTTCAGCCAAAAATTAAATCTGTTGCTAATGCAACTGGCTTAATGCAGGTATTGCCAGATACAGCTAAATGGATTGCTCCTCAAATTAAAGAGGATA
Above is a genomic segment from Fischerella sp. JS2 containing:
- a CDS encoding class I SAM-dependent methyltransferase translates to MQNQKIELPYFDQLFEDIRQGNTGVIKSFGHHVHWGYWQNPNTADGSIDDFANAAENLTRRVCDAGSAEDGQKILDCGCGFGGTIASLSDRFTNMHLVGLNIDPRQLARAKELVQPQNSNYIEFIEADACQLPFADNSFDLVLAVECIFHFPSRQKFFQEAWRVLKPGGKLALCDFVPQEAFLPIMQFGSYLIQPFLSNFFGYVDSNITLTAYRKLAENTGFISILEEDVTLNTLPTYPFLRRLQSIGENAQTDSSTVIAEWVSRLQLIRYLILSYRKKIN
- a CDS encoding transglycosylase SLT domain-containing protein; this encodes MLKKLQKKQISIIVGAGVCAFLAGAMVSAPQIGKYLGQWLKQFNNQPEQLTEANKAESAVFSLVLQSPGERAAKLEELAKGFPSQDRNRARYLLASDLIERKEAKEALSLLEGLEKDYPRLAPYILLKKAQAYDILGEAGKASDNRQTVVKNYPKHPASVKALYLIALPEYHQKAIAAFPSHPLTWDIIRKRLAENPNQPQLQLILAKHAYDQPAIIPVLDALNKNTNLKPEEWEIVANAYWENNQFAKAANAYAKSNKTPRNLYRIARGLQIDGKQDQAIATYKKLLTTFPEAQQTGTALLRLAEMNKPRQNALPYLDQVISKFPDLAGEALLAKVKILQAQNNTEGANAALQLLISQYGNTEEAAEYRWKMALEKAKAKDYQAAWQWAEPIPTTNPDSILAPRAGFWVGRWATNLGKMQEAKQAYEYVISNFPQSYYAWRSAVTLGLNVGNFNNVRQLTPEVVPLVRPVPTAGSETFKELYLLGQDRDAWLQWQAEFQNKAQPTVAEQFTEGLMLLTQGENLLGIDKISKLEDREKPEEKAEYEALSKKIIYWQARYPFPYLKEIEYWSKQRQLNPLLVTALIRQESRFQPKIKSVANATGLMQVLPDTAKWIAPQIKEDSKKINLEDPNDNIMLGTWYLDHTHQQYGNNSLLAIASYNAGPGNVAKWLRTIPTQDPDEFVELIPFDETKNYVRQVFGNYWNYLRLYNPEISRLVRQYSAKHPQLPQQ
- the rsmH gene encoding 16S rRNA (cytosine(1402)-N(4))-methyltransferase RsmH, whose product is MNSHASEPIDIEESVFSHIPVLPQAVIEGLAVCAGGHYLDVTVGGGGHTRLILEAAPDVQVTAIDQDEDALAAAQKELAEFGERVTFIHTNFAAYEFPPLTFAGILADLGVSSHHLDTANRGFSFRHEANLDMRMNRQQSLTAADVINEWDEAELADIFFKYGEERLSRRIAKRIVEQRPFETTTELAQAIAYSVPPKYRYGRINPATRVFQALRIVVNDELKSLESFLDKAPQALVPSGRIAIISFHSLEDRLVKHGLRNSPLLQVLTKKPITAYQEEIVNNPRSRSAKLRVAQRVG
- a CDS encoding NAD(P)H-quinone oxidoreductase subunit H, coding for MARIETRTEPMVLNMGPHHPSMHGVLRLIVTLDGEDVVDCEPVIGYLHRGMEKIAENRTNIQYVPYVSRWDYAAGMFNEAVTVNAPEKLAGITVPKRASYIRVIMLELNRIANHLLWFGPFLADVGAQTPFFYQFREREMIYDLWEAATGYRMVNNNYFRIGGVAVDLPYGWVDKCLDFCDYFLPKVDEYERLVTNNPIFRRRVEGVGTITREEAINWGLSGPMLRASGVKWDLRKVDHYECYDDFDWEVQWETAGDCLARYLVRMREMRESVKIIRQAIKGLPGGPYENLEAKRMQAGKKSEWDDFDYQYIAKKVAPTFKIPKGEIYSRVESGKGELGIYLIGDDNVFPWRWKIRPADYNNLQILPHLLRGVKVADIVVILGSIDVIMGSVDR